In Miscanthus floridulus cultivar M001 chromosome 5, ASM1932011v1, whole genome shotgun sequence, one genomic interval encodes:
- the LOC136452111 gene encoding protein ABC transporter 1, mitochondrial-like isoform X1: MASRDLRRLLDGVALVAREATRGTSPRDALRSALLAATDLAGLTRGTPRRPPPPPGAGPLPATESSRPSSVVYFSHDDATTTPQDHALERPPPPLAQDAPHPARTQETVETGTTVAVAAEPAAVAADRPEAAAPPPEPSPLPSAAPGEKRRRLRERKVPSTPFTRALGFAGLGAGLAWGTLQESARRVMYGTPVDTEGKRSALSPFLSDQNAERVALALCRMRGAALKVGQMLSIQDESLVPPPVLAALDIVRQGADVMPRKQLNSVLDAELGPDWNSKLRSFDYEPLAAASIGQVHRAVLKDGSDVVMKIQYPGVADSIESDIENVRLLLTYTNLIPKGLFLDRTMKVAKQELARECDYVLEASNQKRYKELLCDGDGYYVPKVIYQLSSKKVLTSEFVPGVPIDKVAQLSQETRNYVGCKLLELTIKELFVFRFMQTDPNWSNFLYDDATRKFNLIDFGAARDFPKHFVDDYLRMVVACANRDRTGVLEMSRRLGFLTGMEPEVMLDAHVQAAFMVGVPFSKSGGHDFRANNITHSVSNLGATMLKHRLTPPPDEVYSLHRKLSGAFLACIKIGAVVPCREILFQVYEQYNFSDDHSDVASSAG, from the exons ATGGCGTCCAGGGATCTCCGGCGCCTGCTCGACGGCGTCGCCCTCGTCGCGCGCGAGGCCACGCGGGGCACCTCCCCGCGCGACGCCCTCAGGTCCGCGCTCCTTGCCGCCACCGACCTCGCCGGCCTCACCAGAGGCACcccgcgccgcccgccgcccccTCCAGGCGCAGGGCCGCTGCCCGCCACCGAATCCTCCCGCCCCTCCTCCGTCGTGTACTTCTCCCACGATGACGCCACGACAACGCCGCAAGATCATGCACTCGAGCGGCCCCCGCCCCCGCTGGCGCAAGATGCCCCGCACCCCGCGCGGACGCAGGAGACCGTCGAAACTGGTACAACCGTCGCCGTCGCAGCTGAACCTGCTGCCGTCGCGGCGGACAGGCCCGAAGCCGCGGCGCCTCCTCCTGAGCCCTCGCCTTTGCCCTCAGCGGCGCCTGGGGAGAAGAGGCGGCGGCTGCGGGAACGGAAGGTTCCATCCACGCCCTTTACCAGAGCACTCGG GTTTGCAGGACTGGGCGCCGGGCTAGCGTGGGGTACTCTTCAGGAGTCAGCTCGTCGGGTGATGTATGGCACCCCGGTGGACACAGAGGGCAAGCGGTCAGCTCTCTCCCCATTCTTGTCTGATCAGAATGCCGAGCGTGTTGCGCTTGCGCTCTGCAGGATGCGGGGAGCAGCGCTCAAGGTGGGGCAGATGCTGAGCATCCAGGACGAATCCCTTGTACCTCCACCG GTGTTGGCAGCTCTTGATATTGTTCGTCAAGGTGCTGATGTTATGCCAAGGAAGCAGCTAAATTCAGTCCTTGATGCCGAGCTAGGTCCTGACTGGAACTCCAAGTTGAGGAGTTTTGACTATGAACCGCTAGCTGCAGCTAGCATCGGGCAG GTCCATCGAGCGGTTTTGAAGGATGGATCAGATGTTGTCATGAAAATACAATACCCTGGGGTTGCAGATAGTATAGAAAGTGATATTGAAAATGTTAGGCTACTTCTAACTTACACAAACCTCATTCCTAAAGGTCTTTTTCTTGATAGAACTATGAAG GTGGCAAAGCAGGAGCTGGCAAGGGAGTGTGATTATGTGCTAGAAGCAAGTAACCAGAAGCGTTACAAAGAATTGCTATGTGATGGTGATGGCTATTATGTCCCAAAGGTCATTTATCAATTGTCTAGCAAGAAAGTGCTGACCTCAGAGTTTGTTCCAG GGGTTCCTATCGATAAGGTGGCTCAGTTAAGCCAGGAAACCCGCAATTATGTTGGTTGTAAACTGCTTGAGCTTACAATAAAGGAGTTGTTTGTCTTCAGATTCATGCAG ACTGATCCAAATTGGAGTAATTTTCTGTACGATGATGCTACAAGGAAATTTAATCTGATTGACTTTGGAGCAGCCCGTGATTTTCCAAAACACTTTGTAGATGATTATCTACGAATG GTAGTTGCCTGTGCAAATAGAGATCGGACTGGTGTCTTAGAGATGTCCCGCAGACTCGGATTCCTTACTGGCATGGAACCAGAAGTTATGCTGGATGCTCATGTCCAAGCAGCCTTTATGGTTGGTGTGCCGTTCTCAAAGTCAGGTGGTCACGATTTTCGAGCGAATAATATCACACATAGTGTTTCCAATCTGGGGGCTACCATGTTGAAGCACAGGCTGACCCCACCGCCGGATGAAGTGTACAGCCTCCATAGAAAGCTGTCAGGTGCATTTCTTGCCTGCATCAAGATTGGGGCAGTTGTACCCTGCAGAGAGATCCTGTTCCAAGTTTATGAGCAATATAATTTCAGTGACGACCATTCAGATGTAGCATCTAGTGCTGGATAG
- the LOC136452111 gene encoding protein ABC transporter 1, mitochondrial-like isoform X2, protein MTPRQRRKIMHSSGPRPRWRKMPRTPRGRRRPSKLVQPSPSQLNLLPSRRTGPKPRRLLLSPRLCPQRRLGRRGGGCGNGRFHPRPLPEHSGLGAGLAWGTLQESARRVMYGTPVDTEGKRSALSPFLSDQNAERVALALCRMRGAALKVGQMLSIQDESLVPPPVLAALDIVRQGADVMPRKQLNSVLDAELGPDWNSKLRSFDYEPLAAASIGQVHRAVLKDGSDVVMKIQYPGVADSIESDIENVRLLLTYTNLIPKGLFLDRTMKVAKQELARECDYVLEASNQKRYKELLCDGDGYYVPKVIYQLSSKKVLTSEFVPGVPIDKVAQLSQETRNYVGCKLLELTIKELFVFRFMQTDPNWSNFLYDDATRKFNLIDFGAARDFPKHFVDDYLRMVVACANRDRTGVLEMSRRLGFLTGMEPEVMLDAHVQAAFMVGVPFSKSGGHDFRANNITHSVSNLGATMLKHRLTPPPDEVYSLHRKLSGAFLACIKIGAVVPCREILFQVYEQYNFSDDHSDVASSAG, encoded by the exons ATGACGCCACGACAACGCCGCAAGATCATGCACTCGAGCGGCCCCCGCCCCCGCTGGCGCAAGATGCCCCGCACCCCGCGCGGACGCAGGAGACCGTCGAAACTGGTACAACCGTCGCCGTCGCAGCTGAACCTGCTGCCGTCGCGGCGGACAGGCCCGAAGCCGCGGCGCCTCCTCCTGAGCCCTCGCCTTTGCCCTCAGCGGCGCCTGGGGAGAAGAGGCGGCGGCTGCGGGAACGGAAGGTTCCATCCACGCCCTTTACCAGAGCACTCGG GACTGGGCGCCGGGCTAGCGTGGGGTACTCTTCAGGAGTCAGCTCGTCGGGTGATGTATGGCACCCCGGTGGACACAGAGGGCAAGCGGTCAGCTCTCTCCCCATTCTTGTCTGATCAGAATGCCGAGCGTGTTGCGCTTGCGCTCTGCAGGATGCGGGGAGCAGCGCTCAAGGTGGGGCAGATGCTGAGCATCCAGGACGAATCCCTTGTACCTCCACCG GTGTTGGCAGCTCTTGATATTGTTCGTCAAGGTGCTGATGTTATGCCAAGGAAGCAGCTAAATTCAGTCCTTGATGCCGAGCTAGGTCCTGACTGGAACTCCAAGTTGAGGAGTTTTGACTATGAACCGCTAGCTGCAGCTAGCATCGGGCAG GTCCATCGAGCGGTTTTGAAGGATGGATCAGATGTTGTCATGAAAATACAATACCCTGGGGTTGCAGATAGTATAGAAAGTGATATTGAAAATGTTAGGCTACTTCTAACTTACACAAACCTCATTCCTAAAGGTCTTTTTCTTGATAGAACTATGAAG GTGGCAAAGCAGGAGCTGGCAAGGGAGTGTGATTATGTGCTAGAAGCAAGTAACCAGAAGCGTTACAAAGAATTGCTATGTGATGGTGATGGCTATTATGTCCCAAAGGTCATTTATCAATTGTCTAGCAAGAAAGTGCTGACCTCAGAGTTTGTTCCAG GGGTTCCTATCGATAAGGTGGCTCAGTTAAGCCAGGAAACCCGCAATTATGTTGGTTGTAAACTGCTTGAGCTTACAATAAAGGAGTTGTTTGTCTTCAGATTCATGCAG ACTGATCCAAATTGGAGTAATTTTCTGTACGATGATGCTACAAGGAAATTTAATCTGATTGACTTTGGAGCAGCCCGTGATTTTCCAAAACACTTTGTAGATGATTATCTACGAATG GTAGTTGCCTGTGCAAATAGAGATCGGACTGGTGTCTTAGAGATGTCCCGCAGACTCGGATTCCTTACTGGCATGGAACCAGAAGTTATGCTGGATGCTCATGTCCAAGCAGCCTTTATGGTTGGTGTGCCGTTCTCAAAGTCAGGTGGTCACGATTTTCGAGCGAATAATATCACACATAGTGTTTCCAATCTGGGGGCTACCATGTTGAAGCACAGGCTGACCCCACCGCCGGATGAAGTGTACAGCCTCCATAGAAAGCTGTCAGGTGCATTTCTTGCCTGCATCAAGATTGGGGCAGTTGTACCCTGCAGAGAGATCCTGTTCCAAGTTTATGAGCAATATAATTTCAGTGACGACCATTCAGATGTAGCATCTAGTGCTGGATAG